A window of the Drosophila simulans strain w501 chromosome 2L, Prin_Dsim_3.1, whole genome shotgun sequence genome harbors these coding sequences:
- the LOC6731322 gene encoding calcium uptake protein 1 homolog, mitochondrial isoform X4 codes for MSVVRFLVTRQALAALTRPRTLNIIQNPAQIAFASTLCNQNSNHIAQDLTKSSANLSLMQTRGHKRFGHQEEKTPNVTKYFHLFILSLFFISVLDWGKVKRLLLPKVDADAGQRPSSAAGVNGEDKSSESESEDSDDEDAGSDLHLHEGKKIREKVGFRERKIIEYENRIRQFSTPDKIFRYFATVRLQDATQTIVCMTPEDFLRSIYPGIKQPDGLGLDQYRRYDPKSVGEQLNLHLEKNSIFYKLGSYGLITFSDYIFLLTVLSISRRHFEIAFRMFDLNGDGDVDCEEFEMVATLVRQQTSMGTRHRDHANTGNTFKGVNSALITYFFGPNMDEKLTIEKFLDFQEQLQKEILSLEFERKEPNDEGNITEADFAELLLAYAGYPLKKKQKKLKRVKRRFRDHGKGISKQDYLDFFHFLNNINDVDTALTFYHIAGASIDQQTLQHVAKTVAMVNLSDHVVDVVFTIFDENNDNQLSNKEFISVMKNRVQRGLEKPKDTGFLKMMRSVFKCAKETKPVLLDI; via the exons ATGTCTGTGGTGCGATTTCTGGTGACGCGCCAGGCCTTGGCTGCCTTAACCAGACCAAGGACCCTCAACATTATCCAAAATCCAGCCCAAATAGCCTTCGCCTCCACTTTGTGCAACCAAAATAGCAATCATATTGCCCAGGATCTGACCAAATCGAGTGCCAATTTAAGTCTGATGCAAACTAGGGGCCATAAACGTTTTGGTCATCAGGAGGAGAAGACGCCCAATGTGACAAAGTACTTCCACTTGTTCATCCTCAGTTTATTCTTCATTTCGGTACTGGACTGGGGCAA AGTGAAGCGCCTGTTGCTGCCAAAAGTGGACGCAGATGCTGGACAACGTCCGTCATCGGCGGCCGGCGTCAATGGCGAGGATAAGtcatccgaatccgaatcggaggATAGCGACGACGAGGATGCAGGATCCGATCTGCACCTGCACGAGGGCAAGAAGATCCGCGAGAAAGTCGGTTTCCGCGAGAGGAAG ATCATTGAGTATGAGAACCGAATCAGGCAGTTCTCCACCCCCGACAAGATTTTTCGTTATTTTGCCACCGTAAGACTGCAGGATGCGACCCAAACGATTGTCTGCATGACTCCCGAGGATTTCCTTCGCTCCATTTATCCGGGAATCAAGCAGCCAGATG GTTTGGGTCTGGACCAATATCGTCGCTATGATCCCAAG TCTGTTGGCGAGCAGCTTAATTTGCATCTGGAGAAGAACAGCATTTTTTACAAACTAGGCTCTTACGGACTGATCACATTCTCAGACTACATCTTCCTGCTCACAGTTCTCTCAA TTTCCCGACGCCACTTTGAGATTGCCTTCCGCATGTTTGACTTGAACGGCGATGGTGACGTGGACTGCGAGGAATTCGAGATGGTGGCCACCTTGGTGAGACAGCAAACCAGCATGGGAACCCGACACCGCGATCACGCCAATACAGGGAACACTTTTAAG GGTGTGAACTCGGCTTTGATCACATATTTCTTTGGACCCAATATGGATGAAAAGCTGACGATTGAGAAGTTCCTGGATTTCCAGGAGCAACTGCAGAAGGAGATCTTGTCACTCGAATTCGAAAGAAAAGAACCCAATGATGAGGGGAATATAACAGAAGCAGATTTTGCAGAACTCCTACTGGCCTACGCTGGATATCCGttaaaaaagaagcagaagaagttGAAAAGGGTTAAAAGGAGGTTTAGGGACCATGGCAAAGGCATCTCCAAACAGGACTATCTGGATTTCTTCCATTTTCTGAACAACATCAATGACGTGGATACTGCCCTGACTTTCTACCACATTGCCGGTGCCTCGATTGATCAACAAACATTGCAGCATGTGGCCAAAACGGTGGCCATGGTCAATCTTTCGGATCATGTGGTGGATGTGGTCTTTACCATCTTTGATGAGAATA ATGACAACCAACTGAGCAACAAGGAGTTTATTTCGGTAATGAAGAATCGCGTGCAGCGCGGATTGGAGAAACCCAAAGACACAGGATTCCTAAAGATGATGCGATCGGTGTTTAAGTGCGCCAAGGAAACCAAGCCTGTGCTGCTGGACATCTAG
- the LOC6731322 gene encoding calcium uptake protein 1 homolog, mitochondrial isoform X2, with protein MSVVRFLVTRQALAALTRPRTLNIIQNPAQIAFASTLCNQNSNHIAQDLTKSSANLSLMQTRGHKRFGHQEEKTPNVTKYFHLFILSLFFISVLDWGKVKRLLLPKVDADAGQRPSSAAGVNGEDKSSESESEDSDDEDAGSDLHLHEGKKIREKVGFRERKIIEYENRIRQFSTPDKIFRYFATVRLQDATQTIVCMTPEDFLRSIYPGIKQPDGLGLDQYRRYDPKSVGEQLNLHLEKNSIFYKLGSYGLITFSDYIFLLTVLSISRRHFEIAFRMFDLNGDGDVDCEEFEMVATLVRQQTSMGTRHRDHANTGNTFKSLKGVNSALITYFFGPNMDEKLTIEKFLDFQEQLQKEILSLEFERKEPNDEGNITEADFAELLLAYAGYPLKKKQKKLKRVKRRFRDHGKGISKQDYLDFFHFLNNINDVDTALTFYHIAGASIDQQTLQHVAKTVAMVNLSDHVVDVVFTIFDENNDNQLSNKEFISVMKNRVQRGLEKPKDTGFLKMMRSVFKCAKETKPVLLDI; from the exons ATGTCTGTGGTGCGATTTCTGGTGACGCGCCAGGCCTTGGCTGCCTTAACCAGACCAAGGACCCTCAACATTATCCAAAATCCAGCCCAAATAGCCTTCGCCTCCACTTTGTGCAACCAAAATAGCAATCATATTGCCCAGGATCTGACCAAATCGAGTGCCAATTTAAGTCTGATGCAAACTAGGGGCCATAAACGTTTTGGTCATCAGGAGGAGAAGACGCCCAATGTGACAAAGTACTTCCACTTGTTCATCCTCAGTTTATTCTTCATTTCGGTACTGGACTGGGGCAA AGTGAAGCGCCTGTTGCTGCCAAAAGTGGACGCAGATGCTGGACAACGTCCGTCATCGGCGGCCGGCGTCAATGGCGAGGATAAGtcatccgaatccgaatcggaggATAGCGACGACGAGGATGCAGGATCCGATCTGCACCTGCACGAGGGCAAGAAGATCCGCGAGAAAGTCGGTTTCCGCGAGAGGAAG ATCATTGAGTATGAGAACCGAATCAGGCAGTTCTCCACCCCCGACAAGATTTTTCGTTATTTTGCCACCGTAAGACTGCAGGATGCGACCCAAACGATTGTCTGCATGACTCCCGAGGATTTCCTTCGCTCCATTTATCCGGGAATCAAGCAGCCAGATG GTTTGGGTCTGGACCAATATCGTCGCTATGATCCCAAG TCTGTTGGCGAGCAGCTTAATTTGCATCTGGAGAAGAACAGCATTTTTTACAAACTAGGCTCTTACGGACTGATCACATTCTCAGACTACATCTTCCTGCTCACAGTTCTCTCAA TTTCCCGACGCCACTTTGAGATTGCCTTCCGCATGTTTGACTTGAACGGCGATGGTGACGTGGACTGCGAGGAATTCGAGATGGTGGCCACCTTGGTGAGACAGCAAACCAGCATGGGAACCCGACACCGCGATCACGCCAATACAGGGAACACTTTTAAG TCCTTGAAG GGTGTGAACTCGGCTTTGATCACATATTTCTTTGGACCCAATATGGATGAAAAGCTGACGATTGAGAAGTTCCTGGATTTCCAGGAGCAACTGCAGAAGGAGATCTTGTCACTCGAATTCGAAAGAAAAGAACCCAATGATGAGGGGAATATAACAGAAGCAGATTTTGCAGAACTCCTACTGGCCTACGCTGGATATCCGttaaaaaagaagcagaagaagttGAAAAGGGTTAAAAGGAGGTTTAGGGACCATGGCAAAGGCATCTCCAAACAGGACTATCTGGATTTCTTCCATTTTCTGAACAACATCAATGACGTGGATACTGCCCTGACTTTCTACCACATTGCCGGTGCCTCGATTGATCAACAAACATTGCAGCATGTGGCCAAAACGGTGGCCATGGTCAATCTTTCGGATCATGTGGTGGATGTGGTCTTTACCATCTTTGATGAGAATA ATGACAACCAACTGAGCAACAAGGAGTTTATTTCGGTAATGAAGAATCGCGTGCAGCGCGGATTGGAGAAACCCAAAGACACAGGATTCCTAAAGATGATGCGATCGGTGTTTAAGTGCGCCAAGGAAACCAAGCCTGTGCTGCTGGACATCTAG
- the LOC6731324 gene encoding uncharacterized protein LOC6731324 — protein MESETKASAEEKQQENPSTVPMDTLDPPPPSGSSKTLKRCLSVPIIRTPPAGKSGKTPMTTRAAAAAALAAKEHEQTPKKSQQVVDIQMPNAPSIDCFGKNIHIRSQPNSREVSPAPVFNIFTPRARRYSASYSPLTTAANGATLCLTPRVSQLRQEECADLNSREVNHEREVHREIQISQSWEDLTLVAENWSCKSDEFSNPLQVSLPPTGTTSCSSPSPTNNRAGMRLPYSPSPTRRTFATRRSMSPIAMRPSQLGPVKRKFELDDNPTQGSNWSVYSPPPVKKMFTESRGSSPVCQSPSSVCPSPDSGTFDGRLTPKLFISKLCTSNSVSGSGINNNSSSSGCPSPVSASPGGVGSGPNLEAAMCLVSGGSQSQSIDEGISIPESETHSCRSRTSSILSTTSSSTQVLVNDLVDDATLMDDAKSETSSIGGCSTISIESSSCDSGAKTAATFLNRLVVDSDCGGSPLAQKSFYINKQGLSGAKKFVVNHERTGAVSKDVPQKL, from the exons ATGGAATCGGAGACGAAAGCGAGCGCCgaggagaagcagcaggagaacCCCTCGACAGTGCCCATGGACACGCTGGATCCGCCGCCACCGAGTGGCAGCTCCAAGACCCTCAAACGCTGCCTCAGTGTGCCAATAATCCGGACTCCGCCGGCGGGCAAATCGGGAAAGACCCCGATGACCACACGCGCAGCCGCAGCGGCTGCTCTGGCGGCCAAGGAGCACGAGCAGACGCCCAAGAAGAGCCAACAGGTGGTGGATATCCAGATGCCGAATGCCCCATCCATCGATTGCTTCGGCAAGAACATACACATACGATCGCAGCCCAATTCCAGGGAGGTTTCGCCGGCTCCCGTCTTCAATATATTCACACCTCGAGCCAGAAGGTATTCGGCCAGCTACAGTCCACTGACCACGGCAGCCAATGGAGCCACTCTCTGCCTCACGCCGCGAGTTTCGCAGCTGCGGCAGGAGGAGTGCGCAGACCTGAACAGCCGGGAGGTCAACCATGAGCGGGAAGTTCATCGGGAAATACAAATCTCGCAGAGCTGGGAGGATCTCACGCTGGTGGCCGAGAACTGGTCGTGCAAATCGGACGAGTTCTCCAATCCCCTGCAGGTCAGCCTGCCACCCACCGGCACCACCAGCTGttccagtcccagtcccacaAACAATCGCGCGGGCATGAGATTACCATACTCCCCGTCGCCCACGAGACGCACTTTCGCCACCAGGCGGTCGATGTCTCCCATTGCCATGAGGCCATCCCAGCTGGGACCCGTGAAGAGAAAATTTGAGCTGGACGATAATCCCACTCAGGGAAGCAACTGGAGCGTGTACTCCCCTCCGCCTGTGAAGAAGATGTTCACGGAAAG TCGCGGCTCCTCACCGGTGTGTCAATCGCCCTCGTCGGTGTGTCCCAGTCCCGATTCCGGAACCTTTGATGGCCGCCTCACGCCCAAGTTGTTCATCTCGAAGCTGTGCACAAGCAATTCGGTGAGCGGAAGTGgaataaataacaatagcaGCAGCTCGGGATGTCCGTCGCCCGTTTCCGCCTCGCCCGGCGGAGTTGGCAGCGGTCCCAATTTGGAGGCAGCCATGTGCCTCGTTTCCGGGGGCAGTCAGAGCCAAAGCATCGACGAGGGCATCTCGATACCCGAATCCGAGACGCACTCCTGCCGCAGTCGCACCTCTTCCATACTGTCCACTACATCGTCCAGTACGCAGGTGCTGGTCAACGACCTGGTGGATGATGCCACTCTGATGGACGATGCCAAAAGTGAGACCTCATCGATCGGTGGATGCTCCACCATAAGCATAGAGTCATCCTCCTGCGACAGTGGTGCCAAGACGGCTGCCACTTTCCTGAATCGCCTGGTGGTCGATTCCGATTGCGGTGGTTCGCCGCTGGCCCAAAAGAGCTTCTACATCAACAAGCAGGGATTGTCGGGCGCCAAGAAGTTTGTGGTCAATCACGAGCGAACGGGAGCCGTCAGCAAAGATGTGCCGCAAAAGCTTTAA
- the LOC6731322 gene encoding calcium uptake protein 1 homolog, mitochondrial isoform X3, giving the protein MSVVRFLVTRQALAALTRPRTLNIIQNPAQIAFASTLCNQNSNHIAQDLTKSSANLSLMQTRGHKRFGHQEEKTPNVTKYFHLFILSLFFISVLDWGKVKRLLLPKVDADAGQRPSSAAGVNGEDKSSESESEDSDDEDAGSDLHLHEGKKIREKVGFRERKIIEYENRIRQFSTPDKVFRYFATIQVPVADDRHEVYMTPTDFLTSMTPGMKQPDGLGLDQYRRYDPKSVGEQLNLHLEKNSIFYKLGSYGLITFSDYIFLLTVLSISRRHFEIAFRMFDLNGDGDVDCEEFEMVATLVRQQTSMGTRHRDHANTGNTFKGVNSALITYFFGPNMDEKLTIEKFLDFQEQLQKEILSLEFERKEPNDEGNITEADFAELLLAYAGYPLKKKQKKLKRVKRRFRDHGKGISKQDYLDFFHFLNNINDVDTALTFYHIAGASIDQQTLQHVAKTVAMVNLSDHVVDVVFTIFDENNDNQLSNKEFISVMKNRVQRGLEKPKDTGFLKMMRSVFKCAKETKPVLLDI; this is encoded by the exons ATGTCTGTGGTGCGATTTCTGGTGACGCGCCAGGCCTTGGCTGCCTTAACCAGACCAAGGACCCTCAACATTATCCAAAATCCAGCCCAAATAGCCTTCGCCTCCACTTTGTGCAACCAAAATAGCAATCATATTGCCCAGGATCTGACCAAATCGAGTGCCAATTTAAGTCTGATGCAAACTAGGGGCCATAAACGTTTTGGTCATCAGGAGGAGAAGACGCCCAATGTGACAAAGTACTTCCACTTGTTCATCCTCAGTTTATTCTTCATTTCGGTACTGGACTGGGGCAA AGTGAAGCGCCTGTTGCTGCCAAAAGTGGACGCAGATGCTGGACAACGTCCGTCATCGGCGGCCGGCGTCAATGGCGAGGATAAGtcatccgaatccgaatcggaggATAGCGACGACGAGGATGCAGGATCCGATCTGCACCTGCACGAGGGCAAGAAGATCCGCGAGAAAGTCGGTTTCCGCGAGAGGAAG ATAATTGAGTATGAGAACCGTATACGGCAGTTCTCCACGCCGGACAAAGTGTTTCGCTACTTTGCCACCATACAGGTGCCCGTGGCGGATGATCGGCATGAGGTCTACATGACTCCGACCGACTTTCTAACAAGCATGACGCCCGGCATGAAGCAGCCAGATG GTTTGGGTCTGGACCAATATCGTCGCTATGATCCCAAG TCTGTTGGCGAGCAGCTTAATTTGCATCTGGAGAAGAACAGCATTTTTTACAAACTAGGCTCTTACGGACTGATCACATTCTCAGACTACATCTTCCTGCTCACAGTTCTCTCAA TTTCCCGACGCCACTTTGAGATTGCCTTCCGCATGTTTGACTTGAACGGCGATGGTGACGTGGACTGCGAGGAATTCGAGATGGTGGCCACCTTGGTGAGACAGCAAACCAGCATGGGAACCCGACACCGCGATCACGCCAATACAGGGAACACTTTTAAG GGTGTGAACTCGGCTTTGATCACATATTTCTTTGGACCCAATATGGATGAAAAGCTGACGATTGAGAAGTTCCTGGATTTCCAGGAGCAACTGCAGAAGGAGATCTTGTCACTCGAATTCGAAAGAAAAGAACCCAATGATGAGGGGAATATAACAGAAGCAGATTTTGCAGAACTCCTACTGGCCTACGCTGGATATCCGttaaaaaagaagcagaagaagttGAAAAGGGTTAAAAGGAGGTTTAGGGACCATGGCAAAGGCATCTCCAAACAGGACTATCTGGATTTCTTCCATTTTCTGAACAACATCAATGACGTGGATACTGCCCTGACTTTCTACCACATTGCCGGTGCCTCGATTGATCAACAAACATTGCAGCATGTGGCCAAAACGGTGGCCATGGTCAATCTTTCGGATCATGTGGTGGATGTGGTCTTTACCATCTTTGATGAGAATA ATGACAACCAACTGAGCAACAAGGAGTTTATTTCGGTAATGAAGAATCGCGTGCAGCGCGGATTGGAGAAACCCAAAGACACAGGATTCCTAAAGATGATGCGATCGGTGTTTAAGTGCGCCAAGGAAACCAAGCCTGTGCTGCTGGACATCTAG
- the LOC6731322 gene encoding calcium uptake protein 1 homolog, mitochondrial isoform X5, which translates to MIIEYENRIRQFSTPDKVFRYFATIQVPVADDRHEVYMTPTDFLTSMTPGMKQPDGLGLDQYRRYDPKSVGEQLNLHLEKNSIFYKLGSYGLITFSDYIFLLTVLSISRRHFEIAFRMFDLNGDGDVDCEEFEMVATLVRQQTSMGTRHRDHANTGNTFKSLKGVNSALITYFFGPNMDEKLTIEKFLDFQEQLQKEILSLEFERKEPNDEGNITEADFAELLLAYAGYPLKKKQKKLKRVKRRFRDHGKGISKQDYLDFFHFLNNINDVDTALTFYHIAGASIDQQTLQHVAKTVAMVNLSDHVVDVVFTIFDENNDNQLSNKEFISVMKNRVQRGLEKPKDTGFLKMMRSVFKCAKETKPVLLDI; encoded by the exons ATG ATAATTGAGTATGAGAACCGTATACGGCAGTTCTCCACGCCGGACAAAGTGTTTCGCTACTTTGCCACCATACAGGTGCCCGTGGCGGATGATCGGCATGAGGTCTACATGACTCCGACCGACTTTCTAACAAGCATGACGCCCGGCATGAAGCAGCCAGATG GTTTGGGTCTGGACCAATATCGTCGCTATGATCCCAAG TCTGTTGGCGAGCAGCTTAATTTGCATCTGGAGAAGAACAGCATTTTTTACAAACTAGGCTCTTACGGACTGATCACATTCTCAGACTACATCTTCCTGCTCACAGTTCTCTCAA TTTCCCGACGCCACTTTGAGATTGCCTTCCGCATGTTTGACTTGAACGGCGATGGTGACGTGGACTGCGAGGAATTCGAGATGGTGGCCACCTTGGTGAGACAGCAAACCAGCATGGGAACCCGACACCGCGATCACGCCAATACAGGGAACACTTTTAAG TCCTTGAAG GGTGTGAACTCGGCTTTGATCACATATTTCTTTGGACCCAATATGGATGAAAAGCTGACGATTGAGAAGTTCCTGGATTTCCAGGAGCAACTGCAGAAGGAGATCTTGTCACTCGAATTCGAAAGAAAAGAACCCAATGATGAGGGGAATATAACAGAAGCAGATTTTGCAGAACTCCTACTGGCCTACGCTGGATATCCGttaaaaaagaagcagaagaagttGAAAAGGGTTAAAAGGAGGTTTAGGGACCATGGCAAAGGCATCTCCAAACAGGACTATCTGGATTTCTTCCATTTTCTGAACAACATCAATGACGTGGATACTGCCCTGACTTTCTACCACATTGCCGGTGCCTCGATTGATCAACAAACATTGCAGCATGTGGCCAAAACGGTGGCCATGGTCAATCTTTCGGATCATGTGGTGGATGTGGTCTTTACCATCTTTGATGAGAATA ATGACAACCAACTGAGCAACAAGGAGTTTATTTCGGTAATGAAGAATCGCGTGCAGCGCGGATTGGAGAAACCCAAAGACACAGGATTCCTAAAGATGATGCGATCGGTGTTTAAGTGCGCCAAGGAAACCAAGCCTGTGCTGCTGGACATCTAG
- the LOC6731323 gene encoding zinc finger protein 271: MELALNKPSSCVDCCKDCTLLPCCSASACCDANCDAACGLIPPDPVRYEYQEPEENFISIDDAKIKSFLWQIGQQQREKELEIKRIKELERREEREKERREAEKRRDQVVIELDEEEAQSPRGLIISAARSLAHWNSFIRRVTPDIELIPRQMHRVVAEIELSDSDHDEDSEVEEDVSLPSNAVTCVLNEQRQEETQNQIPQELVIIVPSDQEEEQKTDNVIKRKSSGSRRLVKRRPGANRRGRHMYECPDCGKKVQSNYNLRRHMMIHTGERPFPCDLCERRFREFSDLKKHRRRHSHDPQFICMICHLGAPLEQDSTRCADCESKNLMVKPQPEELGDKTAEEHSDEMEEDDDDIEEAALEAEKQPQVAAQPSLMVTLIPPIQSPPEKVPSHTQPSRPPLPRSCSSANSSSSLSNDGNVAGKSMNRTRRSYPCPLCHRPFGTRHNLKRHYMIHTGEKPFSCSKCRKPFRECSTLKKHMVTHVRDRWYKCLRCPSKFRDYLEYSDHKNNHQDQLSSRKSSIYESDDDGDSSVEDCLECCECQQRFTELDAYTAHLKKHDLELYGMSIDDVVDEEQDDVDVA, translated from the exons ATGGAGCTGGCTCTGAATAAACCATCGTCCTGCGTGGACTGCTGCAAGGACTGCACTCTGCTGCCCTGCTGTTCTGCCTCCGCTTGCTGCGACGCCAACTGCGACGCCGCCTGCGGGTTAATACCGCCCGATCCAGTCAGATATGAGTACCAGGAGCCCGAGGAGAACTTCATATCCATAGATGACGCGAAAATCAAGAGTTTCCTTTGGCAAATAGGTCAGCAGCAGAGGGAAAAAGAGTTGGAAATCAAAAGGATCAAGGAACTGGAGAGAAGGGAGGAAAGAGAAAAGGAAAGACGGGAGGCCGAAAAGCGAAGAGACCAAGTGGTAATCGAATTGGATGAGGAGGAGGCTCAATCTCCTCGTGGTCTGATAATCAGCGCAGCCAGGAGTCTAGCCCATTGGAATTCATTCATTAGGAGGGTAACTCCAGATATCGAACTGATTCCCAGACAGATGCACAGGGTTGTCGCAGAAATCGAACTGAGTGATAGTGATCACGATGAAGATAGTGAAGTAGAGGAGGATGTAAGTCTTCCATCAAACGCTGTAACCTGCGTCCTGAATGAGCAGAGACAGGAGGAAACCCAGAACCAGATACCACAGGAACTGGTGATCATCGTGCCCTCCGACCAGGAGGAGGAACAGAAGACAGACAATGTCATCAAGAGGAAATCTTCCGGCTCGAGGAGATTAGTGAAGAGGCGTCCAGGTGCCAACAGAAGGGGAAGGCATATGTACGAATGTCCTGACTGCGGGAAGAAAGTGCAATCGAATTACAATCTAAGACGTCATATGATGATCCACACAG GTGAAAGACCATTCCCATGTGATCTGTGTGAGCGACGTTTTCGTGAGTTCAGCGACCTTAAAAAACATCGACGAAGGCACTCGCACGATCCACAATTCATTTGCATGATATGTCACTTGGGAGCACCTTTGGAGCAGGACTCTACAAGGTGTGCGGATTGTGAAAGCAAGAATCTTATGGTAAAACCTCAACCGGAGGAACTGGGCGATAAAACAGCGGAGGAACATTCGGATGAGATGGAGGAGGATGATGACGATATAGAGGAAGCGGCACTAGAAGCAGAGAAGCAGCCACAAGTAGCAGCACAACCCAGTTTAATGGTTACTTTAATTCCACCCATTCAATCTCCACCGGAAAAGGTTCCTTCACACACGCAGCCAAGTCGCCCACCACTTCCtcgcagctgcagcagtgCCAACTCCTCATCTTCCTTGAGCAACGATGGAAATGTAGCTGGAAAGTCCATGAATCGCACTCGCAGATCTTATCCATGTCCTTTGTGTCATCGTCCCTTCGGAACTCGTCATAATCTTAAACGCCACTATATGATCCATACTGGCGAGAAGCCGTTTAGCTGCTCAAAGTGCAGGAAACCCTTTAGGGAGTGCTCCACGCTGAAGAAACACATGGTCACCCATGTCAGGGATCGCTGGTACAAGTGCCTGAGGTGTCCCTCCAAATTCAGGGACTATCTGGAGTACTCGGATCACAAGAACAATCATCAGGATCAGCTGAGTAGTCGGAAATCGTCCATTTACGAGAGCGACGATGATGGCGACAGTTCTGTGGAAGATTGCCTTGAATGCTGCGAGTGCCAGCAACGATTCACCGAGTTGGATGCTTATACGGCCCATCTTAAAAAACACGACTTGGAGTTGTACGGAATGAGCATTGATGATGTGGTGGACGAGGAGCAGGATGACGTAGATGTGGCATAG
- the LOC6731322 gene encoding calcium uptake protein 1 homolog, mitochondrial isoform X1 → MSVVRFLVTRQALAALTRPRTLNIIQNPAQIAFASTLCNQNSNHIAQDLTKSSANLSLMQTRGHKRFGHQEEKTPNVTKYFHLFILSLFFISVLDWGKVKRLLLPKVDADAGQRPSSAAGVNGEDKSSESESEDSDDEDAGSDLHLHEGKKIREKVGFRERKIIEYENRIRQFSTPDKVFRYFATIQVPVADDRHEVYMTPTDFLTSMTPGMKQPDGLGLDQYRRYDPKSVGEQLNLHLEKNSIFYKLGSYGLITFSDYIFLLTVLSISRRHFEIAFRMFDLNGDGDVDCEEFEMVATLVRQQTSMGTRHRDHANTGNTFKSLKGVNSALITYFFGPNMDEKLTIEKFLDFQEQLQKEILSLEFERKEPNDEGNITEADFAELLLAYAGYPLKKKQKKLKRVKRRFRDHGKGISKQDYLDFFHFLNNINDVDTALTFYHIAGASIDQQTLQHVAKTVAMVNLSDHVVDVVFTIFDENNDNQLSNKEFISVMKNRVQRGLEKPKDTGFLKMMRSVFKCAKETKPVLLDI, encoded by the exons ATGTCTGTGGTGCGATTTCTGGTGACGCGCCAGGCCTTGGCTGCCTTAACCAGACCAAGGACCCTCAACATTATCCAAAATCCAGCCCAAATAGCCTTCGCCTCCACTTTGTGCAACCAAAATAGCAATCATATTGCCCAGGATCTGACCAAATCGAGTGCCAATTTAAGTCTGATGCAAACTAGGGGCCATAAACGTTTTGGTCATCAGGAGGAGAAGACGCCCAATGTGACAAAGTACTTCCACTTGTTCATCCTCAGTTTATTCTTCATTTCGGTACTGGACTGGGGCAA AGTGAAGCGCCTGTTGCTGCCAAAAGTGGACGCAGATGCTGGACAACGTCCGTCATCGGCGGCCGGCGTCAATGGCGAGGATAAGtcatccgaatccgaatcggaggATAGCGACGACGAGGATGCAGGATCCGATCTGCACCTGCACGAGGGCAAGAAGATCCGCGAGAAAGTCGGTTTCCGCGAGAGGAAG ATAATTGAGTATGAGAACCGTATACGGCAGTTCTCCACGCCGGACAAAGTGTTTCGCTACTTTGCCACCATACAGGTGCCCGTGGCGGATGATCGGCATGAGGTCTACATGACTCCGACCGACTTTCTAACAAGCATGACGCCCGGCATGAAGCAGCCAGATG GTTTGGGTCTGGACCAATATCGTCGCTATGATCCCAAG TCTGTTGGCGAGCAGCTTAATTTGCATCTGGAGAAGAACAGCATTTTTTACAAACTAGGCTCTTACGGACTGATCACATTCTCAGACTACATCTTCCTGCTCACAGTTCTCTCAA TTTCCCGACGCCACTTTGAGATTGCCTTCCGCATGTTTGACTTGAACGGCGATGGTGACGTGGACTGCGAGGAATTCGAGATGGTGGCCACCTTGGTGAGACAGCAAACCAGCATGGGAACCCGACACCGCGATCACGCCAATACAGGGAACACTTTTAAG TCCTTGAAG GGTGTGAACTCGGCTTTGATCACATATTTCTTTGGACCCAATATGGATGAAAAGCTGACGATTGAGAAGTTCCTGGATTTCCAGGAGCAACTGCAGAAGGAGATCTTGTCACTCGAATTCGAAAGAAAAGAACCCAATGATGAGGGGAATATAACAGAAGCAGATTTTGCAGAACTCCTACTGGCCTACGCTGGATATCCGttaaaaaagaagcagaagaagttGAAAAGGGTTAAAAGGAGGTTTAGGGACCATGGCAAAGGCATCTCCAAACAGGACTATCTGGATTTCTTCCATTTTCTGAACAACATCAATGACGTGGATACTGCCCTGACTTTCTACCACATTGCCGGTGCCTCGATTGATCAACAAACATTGCAGCATGTGGCCAAAACGGTGGCCATGGTCAATCTTTCGGATCATGTGGTGGATGTGGTCTTTACCATCTTTGATGAGAATA ATGACAACCAACTGAGCAACAAGGAGTTTATTTCGGTAATGAAGAATCGCGTGCAGCGCGGATTGGAGAAACCCAAAGACACAGGATTCCTAAAGATGATGCGATCGGTGTTTAAGTGCGCCAAGGAAACCAAGCCTGTGCTGCTGGACATCTAG